A genomic region of Mesorhizobium sp. NZP2077 contains the following coding sequences:
- a CDS encoding ABC transporter permease, protein MSKKDLGLLILILVVGAIVAIINPRFLLPINLANTSNLIGLFGILSIGQAFVIITGGIELSVGSVVALLGTLFIDFIAVRGMGWPVAFVLILVLGAIIGLAHGWLITRLKLQPFVVTLCGLLIYRGVARFYTGDGTAGFAFGQNFPDLEFLTAGRSYGVPNSFIALIVIAIIMWVVLHRSVFGRYLYAIGKNEEAAKYSGIRTGRIVMAAYVICGVLTALSAIYFAMYTRSISPASHGQFYELYAIAAAVLGGFSLRGGEGSLIGVVLGTVLLQELQNLVNLLGIPSSLNFAVMGGVILIGVLVDQQWGVFRARRLMIDAARKNVAGAPAE, encoded by the coding sequence ATGAGCAAGAAAGATCTCGGCCTGCTGATCCTGATCCTGGTGGTGGGCGCAATCGTCGCCATCATCAATCCGCGCTTCCTGCTGCCGATCAACCTCGCCAACACCTCGAACCTGATCGGCCTCTTCGGCATACTGTCGATCGGCCAGGCCTTCGTCATCATCACCGGCGGCATCGAATTGTCGGTGGGCTCGGTGGTGGCGCTGCTGGGCACGCTGTTCATCGACTTCATCGCCGTCCGTGGCATGGGATGGCCTGTCGCCTTCGTGCTCATCCTGGTGCTCGGCGCCATCATCGGCCTGGCGCATGGCTGGCTGATCACGCGGCTGAAATTGCAGCCCTTTGTCGTCACGCTGTGCGGCCTCTTGATCTATCGCGGCGTGGCGCGCTTCTACACCGGCGACGGCACCGCCGGTTTCGCCTTCGGCCAGAATTTTCCGGACCTGGAATTCCTCACCGCCGGCCGGTCCTATGGCGTGCCCAACAGCTTCATTGCGCTGATCGTCATTGCCATCATCATGTGGGTGGTGCTGCACCGCTCGGTGTTCGGCCGCTATCTCTACGCCATCGGCAAGAACGAGGAGGCGGCTAAATATTCCGGCATCCGCACCGGCCGCATCGTCATGGCCGCCTATGTCATCTGCGGCGTGCTGACGGCGCTGTCGGCGATCTATTTCGCCATGTACACGCGCTCGATCTCGCCGGCCAGCCACGGCCAGTTCTATGAGCTTTATGCCATTGCCGCGGCCGTGCTCGGCGGCTTCTCGCTGCGCGGCGGCGAAGGCTCGCTGATTGGTGTTGTCCTCGGCACAGTGCTGCTGCAGGAGCTGCAGAACCTCGTCAATCTGCTCGGCATCCCCTCCTCGCTCAACTTCGCGGTGATGGGCGGCGTCATCCTTATCGGCGTGCTCGTCGACCAGCAATGGGGCGTGTTCCGGGCACGACGTCTGATGATCGACGCGGCCCGCAAGAACGTAGCCGGTGCCCCGGCGGAATAA
- a CDS encoding sugar ABC transporter ATP-binding protein, giving the protein MNYSDTSIATTTPFLSLENVRKTYPGVVALDGFSMEVRPGEVIGLVGENGAGKSTLMKILGGVTTPDTGTITVDGTAHKGLSVEGSLGSGIAFVHQELNLFDNLDVAANIFFGREPLRAGPLKLVDRTKLREMVAPLLKRVGANFTADAQVADLSLAQQQMVEIAKALSIKARLVILDEPTSSLPLAETDKLLDVIKALKADGISVIFISHRLHEVERVADRVVVLRDGMLAGTLQKRDIGHDQMVKLMIGRMLKEREKASESARAPGAVALAAKAIRTPTYPSRPVSLDVRRGEILGLAGLVGSGRTELARVFFGIDGSLGGTLELDGKTLVLGSAADAVAHGIFLVPEDRKLTGILLDLSIAQNISLPNLPAHAKRSLVSASAETATAEKQKKDLGIKAPSVQTRTGTLSGGNQQKVVLGKWLAMNPKVMILDEPTRGIDIGAKAEIYGLMRALADAGVAVLMISSDMEEVIGVSDRIAVMHEGQISGILDKDQFSQENVLLLAVGKQPK; this is encoded by the coding sequence ATGAATTATTCCGACACATCCATCGCCACGACCACACCGTTCCTCAGCCTCGAGAACGTGCGCAAGACCTATCCGGGTGTTGTCGCGCTCGATGGTTTTTCGATGGAGGTGAGGCCGGGCGAGGTCATCGGCCTCGTCGGTGAGAACGGCGCCGGCAAGTCGACCTTGATGAAGATCCTCGGCGGCGTCACCACGCCGGACACCGGCACGATCACGGTCGACGGCACCGCCCATAAAGGCCTGAGCGTCGAAGGCAGCCTCGGATCCGGCATCGCCTTCGTCCACCAGGAACTCAATCTGTTCGATAATCTCGACGTCGCCGCCAACATCTTCTTTGGTCGCGAACCGCTGCGCGCCGGGCCGCTCAAGCTTGTCGACCGCACGAAGCTGCGGGAGATGGTGGCGCCGCTGTTGAAACGCGTTGGCGCCAATTTCACCGCCGACGCGCAGGTCGCCGACCTGTCGCTCGCCCAGCAGCAGATGGTCGAGATCGCCAAGGCGCTGTCGATCAAGGCAAGGCTGGTCATCCTCGACGAGCCGACATCCAGCCTGCCGCTCGCCGAGACCGACAAACTGCTCGACGTCATCAAGGCGCTGAAGGCCGACGGCATCAGCGTCATCTTCATCTCGCACCGCCTGCACGAGGTCGAGCGCGTCGCCGACCGCGTCGTCGTGCTGCGCGACGGCATGTTGGCCGGCACGCTGCAGAAGCGCGACATCGGCCATGACCAGATGGTCAAGCTGATGATCGGCCGCATGCTGAAGGAGCGCGAGAAGGCCTCCGAGTCCGCGCGGGCGCCGGGCGCCGTCGCCCTTGCGGCCAAGGCCATCCGCACCCCCACCTATCCCAGCCGGCCTGTTAGCCTCGATGTCAGGCGCGGCGAGATCCTCGGCCTTGCCGGCCTGGTCGGCTCCGGCCGCACCGAGCTGGCGCGTGTGTTCTTCGGCATCGACGGCAGCCTTGGCGGCACGCTCGAACTCGACGGCAAGACGCTTGTGCTGGGCTCGGCCGCCGACGCCGTCGCGCACGGCATTTTCCTGGTGCCGGAAGACCGCAAGCTGACCGGCATCCTGCTCGATTTGTCGATCGCCCAGAACATCTCGCTGCCCAATTTGCCGGCGCATGCCAAGCGTTCGCTGGTGTCAGCAAGTGCCGAAACGGCAACCGCCGAAAAGCAGAAAAAAGATCTCGGCATCAAGGCGCCCTCGGTGCAGACGCGCACCGGCACGCTATCGGGCGGCAACCAGCAGAAGGTCGTACTCGGCAAGTGGCTGGCCATGAACCCGAAGGTGATGATCCTAGACGAACCGACGCGCGGCATCGATATCGGCGCCAAGGCGGAAATCTACGGGCTGATGCGCGCGCTGGCCGACGCCGGCGTCGCCGTGCTGATGATCTCAAGCGACATGGAAGAGGTGATCGGCGTGTCCGACCGCATCGCCGTCATGCATGAGGGCCAGATCTCGGGCATTCTCGACAAGGACCAGTTCAGCCAGGAAAACGTGCTGCTGCTGGCGGTGGGCAAGCAGCCGAAATAA
- a CDS encoding sugar-binding protein produces the protein MKSLIRNASVATAALLLGLTATAIARADDKPTLAFVVNGASDFWKAAEAGVKKAQTELPGYTLELKYPEQSSVAIQQRLMDDLVTAGVKGIMVSAVDPKTSTDGLNKIASETALFTTDSDAPQTKRVAYIGSSNVDAGKQAAEIAKKAMPNGGKCLGFVGLLGADNAKERIQGMKDGLAGTKIELVDVRGDDIDQARAKKNVEDALVASPDVTCMVGFYSYNTPRIYEALRDAGKLGAITVVGFDDDPITLGGVKEGTIAATVVQQPFEWAYQGMKLMAAYLKGDKSGIPAGNLIIIPTKIIGKDDVDAYAANLKAMSGN, from the coding sequence ATGAAATCCTTGATACGCAATGCATCCGTGGCCACCGCAGCTCTGCTGCTGGGCCTCACGGCGACGGCCATCGCGCGCGCCGACGACAAGCCGACGCTGGCCTTCGTCGTCAACGGCGCTTCCGATTTCTGGAAAGCGGCCGAAGCCGGCGTCAAGAAGGCGCAGACCGAACTGCCCGGCTACACGCTGGAACTCAAATATCCGGAACAATCCTCGGTCGCCATCCAGCAGCGGCTGATGGACGATCTGGTGACGGCCGGTGTCAAGGGCATCATGGTCTCGGCCGTTGACCCGAAGACCTCGACCGACGGCCTGAACAAGATCGCCTCGGAAACAGCGCTGTTCACCACCGACAGCGACGCCCCGCAGACCAAGCGTGTCGCCTATATCGGCTCGTCCAATGTCGATGCCGGCAAGCAGGCGGCCGAAATCGCCAAGAAGGCGATGCCCAATGGCGGCAAGTGCCTCGGCTTCGTCGGCCTGCTCGGCGCCGACAATGCCAAGGAGCGTATCCAGGGCATGAAGGATGGTCTGGCCGGCACCAAGATCGAACTCGTCGACGTGCGCGGCGACGACATCGACCAGGCCCGCGCCAAGAAGAATGTCGAGGACGCGCTGGTCGCCAGCCCTGACGTCACCTGCATGGTCGGCTTCTACTCCTACAACACGCCGCGCATCTATGAAGCGCTGCGCGATGCCGGCAAGCTCGGCGCGATCACGGTCGTCGGTTTCGATGACGATCCGATCACGCTGGGCGGCGTCAAGGAAGGCACCATTGCCGCTACCGTCGTACAGCAGCCCTTCGAATGGGCCTATCAGGGCATGAAGCTGATGGCCGCCTATCTCAAGGGCGACAAGTCGGGCATCCCGGCCGGCAACCTCATCATCATCCCGACCAAGATCATCGGCAAGGATGACGTCGACGCCTATGCCGCCAATCTGAAGGCAATGTCTGGAAACTAA
- a CDS encoding LacI family DNA-binding transcriptional regulator: MSETRDPAIEIAKRRKAPAKPKGRVTMTDIARAAGCSQATVSFVLNNSPGIRLSQQTRERVIEAARTLGYSAPAFSALRKPVAAFDGLDGVIGFAVDQLATSPEAVVAIEGARQASWNAGNVLLVAQTMGDAVMEPRAIQALTRRGISALIYMTIFTREITAPDFLYSLDIPVILLNCYTADYAFPAVVPSEIAGGQSSTRHLISYGHRRIATITGEPWMQAAQDRLKGYRRALATADIPFDADLVVEGDWSASAGYAATVKLLALKDRPTAIFCQNDRTAIGCYEALKEAGLHIPQDISVVGYDDEEIARHLFPPLTTSILPHMAMGQWAIEQLEAPAAPGQGRYPITKLECPLVERESVRAVAGA, translated from the coding sequence ATGAGCGAGACCAGGGATCCGGCCATCGAGATCGCGAAGCGCCGCAAGGCGCCGGCAAAGCCCAAGGGGCGGGTCACCATGACCGACATCGCCAGGGCCGCCGGCTGTTCGCAGGCGACCGTTTCCTTCGTCCTCAACAATTCGCCAGGCATCCGGCTGTCGCAGCAGACCCGCGAACGGGTGATCGAGGCCGCAAGAACGCTGGGCTACAGCGCGCCGGCTTTCTCGGCGCTGCGCAAGCCTGTTGCTGCCTTCGATGGGCTTGACGGGGTGATCGGCTTCGCCGTCGACCAGCTGGCGACCAGCCCGGAGGCGGTGGTCGCCATCGAAGGCGCGCGCCAGGCTTCGTGGAATGCCGGCAATGTGCTGCTGGTGGCGCAGACCATGGGCGACGCCGTGATGGAGCCGCGCGCCATCCAGGCACTGACCCGGCGGGGCATTTCGGCGCTGATCTACATGACCATCTTCACCCGCGAGATCACGGCGCCCGATTTCCTCTACAGCCTCGACATTCCGGTGATCCTGCTCAATTGCTACACGGCCGACTACGCCTTCCCGGCCGTGGTGCCTTCCGAGATCGCCGGCGGCCAGAGCTCGACCCGGCATCTGATCAGCTACGGCCACCGCCGCATCGCCACCATCACCGGCGAGCCGTGGATGCAGGCCGCACAGGACCGGCTGAAGGGTTATCGTCGCGCGCTTGCCACCGCCGACATCCCGTTCGACGCGGACCTGGTGGTCGAGGGCGACTGGTCGGCCAGTGCCGGCTATGCCGCGACCGTGAAGTTGTTGGCCCTAAAAGACCGCCCGACGGCGATCTTCTGCCAGAACGACCGCACCGCGATCGGCTGCTACGAAGCGCTGAAGGAAGCCGGTCTGCACATCCCCCAGGACATTTCCGTGGTCGGCTATGACGACGAGGAAATCGCCCGGCACCTGTTCCCGCCGCTGACGACCTCGATCCTGCCGCATATGGCGATGGGCCAATGGGCGATCGAGCAGCTCGAAGCGCCGGCGGCGCCCGGGCAGGGGCGTTATCCCATCACTAAGCTGGAGTGCCCCTTGGTGGAAAGGGAGAGTGTGCGGGCGGTGGCGGGAGCGTGA
- a CDS encoding zinc ribbon domain-containing protein YjdM, with protein MARARPPHRVGRCPTRATEAIMADENEDYIYDEATGEWRPASEIAASAEAGRIVPRDAAGNVLANGDSVILIKDLKVKGAGQTLKQGTLIKSIRLTDNPDEIDCRHEAIKGLVLRTEFVRKR; from the coding sequence ATGGCTCGCGCCAGACCGCCGCATCGGGTCGGAAGGTGTCCAACTCGAGCGACAGAGGCGATCATGGCCGACGAAAACGAAGACTACATCTACGATGAGGCCACCGGTGAATGGCGTCCGGCCTCGGAGATCGCTGCCTCCGCCGAGGCGGGGCGCATTGTGCCACGCGATGCCGCCGGCAATGTTCTTGCCAACGGGGATTCGGTGATCCTGATCAAGGACCTCAAGGTGAAGGGCGCCGGTCAGACGCTGAAGCAGGGGACACTGATCAAGTCGATCCGGCTTACCGACAATCCGGATGAAATCGATTGCCGGCATGAGGCGATCAAGGGCCTCGTCCTTCGCACGGAGTTCGTGCGCAAGCGGTGA
- a CDS encoding DUF1003 domain-containing protein, with product MSTVPKTPEQKAADNENDSGGEYFEAPTTEEDLHEVSDEHFDTPEVPDSEPSGPGASRIKPRKKPSAISGRKFRKRDLVRIDTLRPSLADRIHADHPDLPRGARISREELGRYRMRYMEELLQQEHGEFSELDRQVVESIARQDTISENSEEEFEEHRTFPDRVSDNMAAFGGSWWFLISFASVLLVWIGINLFEGLNGAFDPYPFILLNLLLSCIAAIQAPIIMMSQKRQEVKDRLRSFNEYRVNLKAELEVRHLHEKLDYLISRQWTRLAEMQQMQLEAMQELAGAKKVKRAVRGARRRTVKSEAGQ from the coding sequence ATGAGCACTGTCCCCAAAACGCCAGAGCAGAAGGCGGCGGACAATGAGAACGACAGCGGCGGCGAATATTTCGAGGCGCCGACCACTGAAGAAGACCTGCACGAGGTTTCGGACGAGCATTTCGACACGCCCGAAGTGCCGGACTCCGAACCATCGGGCCCCGGCGCATCGCGGATAAAGCCGAGGAAAAAACCGTCGGCGATCTCGGGCCGCAAATTCCGCAAGCGCGACCTCGTGCGCATCGACACGCTGCGCCCGAGCCTCGCCGACCGCATTCACGCCGACCACCCGGACCTGCCCAGGGGCGCCCGCATCAGCCGCGAGGAGCTCGGCCGCTACCGCATGCGCTACATGGAGGAGCTGCTGCAGCAGGAGCACGGCGAATTCTCCGAGCTCGACCGCCAGGTGGTGGAATCGATCGCCAGGCAGGACACGATTTCCGAAAACTCGGAAGAGGAGTTCGAGGAGCACCGGACGTTCCCCGACCGCGTCTCCGACAACATGGCTGCCTTCGGCGGCAGCTGGTGGTTCCTGATCTCCTTTGCCAGCGTGCTTTTGGTCTGGATCGGCATCAACCTGTTCGAGGGCTTGAATGGCGCCTTCGACCCCTATCCCTTCATCCTGCTCAACCTCCTGCTCTCCTGCATCGCCGCCATCCAGGCGCCGATCATCATGATGAGCCAGAAGCGCCAGGAGGTGAAAGACCGCTTGCGCTCCTTCAACGAATACCGCGTCAACCTCAAGGCCGAGCTCGAAGTGCGCCATCTCCACGAAAAACTCGACTACCTCATCTCGCGCCAGTGGACGCGGCTGGCGGAGATGCAGCAGATGCAGCTCGAGGCCATGCAGGAGCTGGCAGGCGCCAAGAAGGTGAAGCGGGCCGTGCGTGGCGCGAGAAGGCGGACGGTGAAGAGTGAGGCGGGGCAGTGA
- a CDS encoding D-alanyl-D-alanine carboxypeptidase family protein, translated as MSNLRPFPLLQRIFVALGLLLLVAGCSTTTPPDQVLAVPAPPQKYAAIVVDAKTGKQMFEVNSTAQRYPASLTKMMTLYRLFEAMESGRVTKETQIPVSDHAASQPPTKMRFRRGETIDVDSAIRAIVVKSANDVAVAVGEYLGGSEDQFAAMMTSKARSLGMSSTTFRNASGLPDDSQMTTARDMAVLGMALRQRFPQHFHYFSESDFMFRGKLVRGHNDMLGRVRGVDGIKTGYIRASGFNIVTSYNADGRQLIVVVMGADSARQRNDHVEALIQRSLSPTMDGTKTRLMFAEQQ; from the coding sequence TTGTCCAACCTGCGTCCCTTTCCGCTCCTCCAGAGAATTTTCGTCGCCCTCGGCCTGTTGCTGCTGGTCGCCGGCTGCTCGACCACGACCCCGCCGGACCAAGTGCTGGCCGTGCCGGCGCCGCCGCAAAAGTATGCGGCCATCGTCGTCGACGCCAAGACCGGCAAGCAGATGTTCGAGGTCAACTCGACGGCGCAGCGCTATCCGGCGTCGCTGACCAAGATGATGACGCTCTACCGCCTGTTCGAGGCGATGGAGTCCGGCCGCGTCACCAAGGAAACGCAGATCCCGGTCTCCGACCATGCCGCCTCCCAGCCGCCGACCAAGATGCGCTTCCGCCGCGGCGAAACGATCGATGTCGATTCCGCCATCCGCGCCATCGTCGTCAAGTCGGCCAATGACGTGGCGGTGGCGGTCGGCGAATATCTCGGCGGCTCGGAGGACCAGTTCGCCGCCATGATGACCTCCAAGGCGCGCTCGCTCGGCATGTCCAGCACCACCTTCCGCAACGCATCCGGCCTGCCCGACGACAGCCAGATGACGACGGCGCGCGACATGGCGGTGCTCGGCATGGCGCTGCGCCAGCGCTTTCCCCAGCATTTCCACTATTTCTCCGAAAGCGACTTCATGTTCCGCGGCAAGCTCGTGCGCGGCCACAACGACATGCTCGGCCGCGTGCGCGGCGTCGACGGCATCAAGACCGGCTATATCAGGGCTTCCGGCTTCAACATCGTCACCTCCTACAATGCCGACGGCCGCCAGCTGATCGTGGTGGTTATGGGCGCCGACTCCGCCCGCCAGCGCAACGACCATGTCGAGGCGCTGATCCAGCGCAGCCTGTCGCCGACCATGGATGGCACCAAGACCAGGCTGATGTTCGCCGAACAGCAGTAG
- a CDS encoding nucleoside triphosphate hydrolase — MSEIAHLAATIFKRAGKAKRFIVAIAGPPGSGKSTLSAGLHDLLPEGAVEVVPMDGFHYDDIVLDARGLRARKGAPETFDFAGFETLMKRIRAGEPDIAIPVFDRGMELSRAAAAIVGTETKFILVEGNYLLLDEEPWSRLAPLFDFSIFVDVPRNELERRLMERWHGHGRSDEDARAWIASNDMPNIERVLARRRAADLVIG; from the coding sequence ATGTCCGAAATCGCCCATCTCGCCGCCACCATCTTCAAGCGCGCCGGCAAGGCAAAGCGCTTCATCGTCGCCATTGCCGGGCCGCCGGGGTCGGGGAAGTCGACATTGTCGGCCGGCTTACATGACCTTTTGCCGGAAGGGGCGGTGGAAGTCGTCCCAATGGACGGCTTCCACTATGACGACATCGTGCTCGACGCGCGCGGGCTGCGGGCGCGCAAGGGCGCGCCGGAAACCTTCGACTTTGCCGGCTTCGAAACCCTGATGAAGCGCATCCGGGCCGGCGAACCCGACATCGCCATTCCCGTCTTCGACCGCGGCATGGAACTGTCGCGCGCCGCCGCGGCAATCGTCGGCACCGAGACCAAGTTCATCCTCGTCGAAGGCAATTACCTGCTGCTCGACGAGGAGCCGTGGTCGCGGCTGGCGCCGCTGTTCGATTTCTCGATCTTCGTCGACGTGCCGCGCAATGAGCTCGAGCGCCGCTTGATGGAGCGCTGGCACGGCCATGGCCGTTCAGATGAGGATGCGCGCGCCTGGATCGCGTCCAACGACATGCCCAATATCGAACGCGTGCTGGCCCGGCGCCGGGCCGCCGACCTGGTCATTGGTTAA
- a CDS encoding glutathione S-transferase N-terminal domain-containing protein, whose protein sequence is MADLSAFPITTRWPAKHPDQIQLYSATTPNGVKVSIALEEIGLPYEPHLINIGKDESWTPEFLSLNPNGKIPAIIDPNGPDGKPIGLFESGAILLYLAEKTGLLMPVDAARRYETIQWVFFQMASVGPMFGQVGFFHKFAGREIADKRPLERYRDESRRLLGVLDRRLKGRKWIMDNDYTIADISLLGWVRNLIGFYEARDLVGFDDFANVAAWLERGLARPAVQKGLTIPARG, encoded by the coding sequence ATGGCCGACCTGTCCGCCTTTCCGATCACCACCCGTTGGCCGGCCAAACATCCCGACCAGATCCAGCTCTATTCGGCAACGACGCCGAACGGCGTGAAGGTATCGATCGCCCTGGAAGAGATCGGCCTGCCCTATGAGCCGCATCTGATCAACATCGGCAAGGATGAAAGCTGGACGCCGGAGTTCCTGTCGCTCAACCCCAATGGCAAGATCCCGGCAATCATCGATCCCAACGGCCCGGACGGCAAGCCGATCGGCCTGTTCGAATCCGGCGCCATCCTGCTCTATCTCGCCGAAAAGACCGGCCTGCTCATGCCGGTGGATGCGGCGCGGCGCTACGAGACGATCCAGTGGGTTTTCTTCCAGATGGCGTCGGTCGGGCCGATGTTCGGCCAGGTCGGCTTCTTTCACAAATTCGCCGGCCGCGAGATCGCCGACAAACGGCCGTTGGAGCGCTATCGCGACGAATCGCGGCGGCTGCTCGGTGTGCTTGACCGCAGGCTCAAGGGCCGCAAATGGATCATGGACAATGACTACACCATCGCCGACATCTCGCTGCTCGGCTGGGTGCGCAATTTGATCGGCTTCTACGAAGCACGCGACCTCGTCGGTTTCGATGATTTCGCCAATGTCGCTGCATGGCTGGAGCGCGGCCTGGCCCGGCCGGCGGTGCAAAAGGGCCTGACCATTCCTGCAAGGGGTTGA
- a CDS encoding beta-ketoacyl-[acyl-carrier-protein] synthase family protein — MLKRVVITGLGGLCGLGTNVPAIWGEMRAGRSAIGPIENHSLHDLKVRTGCEVKVLPDHGIERKQLVSMDRFSLLAVIAAREALQQSGLAAHADNTYRMGTIVGVGVCGFETVEENYRAILVEGKNRAGIFTVPRVMPGAAAGQVSMHLGLRGPVFGVTSACSSANHAIASAVDQIRLGRADVMVAGGTDAPLVWGVLKGWEALRVLSPDTCRPFSADRQGLVLGEGAGMAVLESYDHAMARGATILAEIAGAGLSADASDIVAPTIEGPEAAMRFCLADAGLNPEDVDYLNAHGTGTKANDQIETNAIKRVFGEHARALSISSTKSMHAHCLGASGGLEMIACVMAIREGVVPPTANYREPDPDCDLDVTPNVARERKVRAAISNGFAFGGTNAVLAFKAI, encoded by the coding sequence ATGCTGAAACGCGTCGTCATCACCGGCCTTGGCGGGCTATGCGGACTCGGCACCAATGTGCCGGCTATCTGGGGTGAGATGCGCGCTGGCCGTTCGGCCATAGGCCCGATCGAAAATCATTCCCTGCACGATCTGAAGGTCAGGACCGGCTGCGAGGTCAAGGTGCTGCCCGATCACGGCATCGAGCGCAAGCAGCTGGTTTCGATGGACCGCTTCAGCCTGCTGGCGGTGATTGCGGCCCGGGAAGCCTTGCAGCAGTCCGGATTGGCCGCTCATGCCGACAACACCTATCGCATGGGCACCATTGTCGGCGTCGGCGTCTGCGGCTTCGAGACGGTCGAAGAGAATTATCGCGCCATCCTGGTAGAGGGCAAGAATCGCGCCGGCATCTTCACCGTGCCCCGGGTCATGCCGGGCGCCGCCGCCGGCCAGGTCAGCATGCACCTTGGCCTGCGTGGGCCGGTGTTCGGCGTCACTTCGGCCTGCTCGTCGGCCAACCACGCCATCGCTTCGGCTGTCGACCAGATCAGGCTCGGCCGTGCCGATGTCATGGTCGCCGGCGGCACCGATGCGCCGCTGGTCTGGGGTGTGCTCAAGGGCTGGGAGGCATTGCGCGTGCTGTCGCCGGACACCTGCCGGCCTTTCTCGGCCGACCGCCAGGGCCTGGTGCTCGGCGAAGGCGCCGGCATGGCGGTTCTGGAAAGCTACGATCACGCCATGGCGCGCGGCGCCACCATCCTCGCCGAAATCGCCGGCGCCGGCCTTTCGGCCGATGCCTCCGACATCGTCGCCCCGACCATTGAGGGACCGGAAGCTGCCATGCGCTTCTGCCTCGCCGATGCCGGGCTCAATCCCGAAGACGTTGATTATCTGAACGCCCACGGCACCGGCACCAAGGCCAACGACCAGATAGAGACCAACGCGATCAAGCGCGTCTTTGGCGAGCATGCGCGCGCGCTGTCGATCTCCTCGACCAAGTCGATGCATGCCCATTGCCTGGGTGCGTCGGGCGGGCTGGAGATGATCGCCTGCGTCATGGCCATCCGCGAAGGTGTCGTGCCGCCGACCGCGAATTACCGCGAGCCCGATCCCGATTGCGATCTCGACGTGACGCCCAATGTCGCGCGCGAGCGCAAGGTGCGCGCCGCGATCAGCAACGGTTTCGCCTTCGGCGGCACCAACGCGGTGCTGGCCTTCAAGGCAATTTGA
- a CDS encoding acyl carrier protein, whose amino-acid sequence MADQLATDIIEKIKAHAEPGGEEITTSTELTSLGIHSLELTEIIFDLEEQYGIEIEMNTVDAWSNLKNVGDMVEAVRALIAKKA is encoded by the coding sequence ATGGCTGACCAACTGGCAACGGATATTATCGAGAAGATCAAGGCCCATGCCGAGCCGGGCGGTGAGGAAATCACCACCAGCACCGAATTGACGTCGCTAGGCATCCATTCGCTCGAGTTGACGGAGATCATTTTCGATCTCGAGGAGCAATATGGCATCGAGATCGAGATGAACACGGTCGATGCCTGGAGCAATCTGAAGAATGTTGGCGACATGGTCGAGGCCGTTCGCGCGCTGATCGCGAAAAAAGCCTGA
- a CDS encoding urease accessory protein UreD — MDTIEYTKFSAPLAQRAAGLAQLGCASVDGRTRLRRLYQDGSAKIRLPAVSADPLEAVLINTAGGLTGGDRIGWEVDVGAEASASITTQACEKVYRAASDHAQVRVRLSVGENGRIAWLPQETIVFDRAAFARTLDVELAAGAEALVLEATVFGRLAMGEHAAQGTFHDRWRVRQDGLLIHAEDFRIGPDIAATLARPAAADGAIAVATLLLVSPRAEALLDPVRKIVGDQGGASAWSVKASGKLLARLYAEDGYQMRQRLVPLVGLLNGRAGLPKLWSL; from the coding sequence GTGGATACGATCGAATATACCAAGTTTTCGGCCCCTTTGGCCCAGCGCGCCGCGGGTCTGGCGCAGTTGGGCTGCGCCAGCGTGGACGGCCGCACGCGGCTGCGGCGCCTCTACCAGGACGGCTCCGCCAAGATAAGGCTGCCGGCGGTTTCGGCCGATCCGCTGGAGGCGGTGCTGATCAACACCGCCGGTGGATTGACCGGCGGCGACCGCATCGGCTGGGAAGTGGATGTCGGCGCAGAAGCCTCGGCGTCGATAACCACCCAGGCCTGCGAGAAGGTCTACCGCGCCGCATCTGACCATGCCCAGGTGCGGGTCAGGCTGAGCGTCGGCGAAAACGGCCGCATCGCCTGGCTGCCGCAGGAAACCATCGTCTTCGACCGGGCGGCCTTTGCCCGCACATTGGATGTCGAGCTTGCCGCGGGGGCCGAGGCGCTGGTGCTGGAGGCCACCGTCTTCGGTCGCCTGGCCATGGGCGAACATGCCGCGCAGGGCACTTTTCACGACCGCTGGCGTGTTCGCCAGGATGGTTTGCTCATCCATGCCGAGGATTTCCGCATCGGCCCAGATATCGCCGCGACCCTGGCCCGTCCGGCGGCGGCCGACGGCGCAATCGCGGTGGCAACGCTGCTGCTGGTGTCGCCGCGGGCCGAGGCTTTGCTCGACCCGGTCCGGAAAATCGTCGGCGACCAGGGCGGCGCCAGCGCCTGGAGCGTGAAGGCATCTGGCAAGCTTCTTGCGAGGCTTTACGCCGAGGACGGCTACCAAATGCGCCAGCGGCTGGTTCCGCTCGTCGGATTGCTCAACGGAAGGGCGGGACTGCCCAAATTATGGTCACTGTGA